The nucleotide window TTGTATATATTTTTTAAAAAATTGCTCTTTTAATTTTTCCGCATCTTTTTGTTCGGTAAAGACAATTTGTAGCAAACCTAAGTCCCCCCTTTGTATTCACATCTTGATACATATATATGGGGGGCTTGGTTATTTTAGAAGAATTATTTTTCTATTTTTTACTTTCTTCGTCGATTCGTTCCCTCTAATTTTACCGGAGTGGATAAATATTTTATTCTTTCCATTACACGGGCCGATTTCATTTTTTCCTCTTCTCCCCGTTGAGAGTATGTGAGATGATATTCTAATTCACTCCAATCAAAATTCGAGGTGAAAAAGGTTGACAGCCCTTCTAGCATTCTATACTGCAAAATCGTTCCCAATATATCATCCCTCATCCAACTAGACATCGATTCAGCTCCAATATCATCAATCATTAAAACAGGAGCCTTTTTCACTGTATCCAATTTTTCATTGATGGAATGATCCCCTAGTGATTGCTTCATTTCCCGGATAAACTCAGGGAAGTAGACAATGAAGGAGGAAACATTAATGGCCGCTAACTCATTTGCAATGGCGCCTAAAAGATAGGATTTCCCTACACCGAAAGGGCCATAGATATATAATCCCTTTTGCGGCTCTTTTTTGAAAGTATCAACAAATTTGGTCGCTAATCTAACGGCTTCCAATCGACTAGGATGATCTAAATCGATCGATTGAAATGTTGCATTTAACACATCTTTTGGGACATAAATACTCTGAATCAGTGTTTCCGCCTTTTTCTTCTCATCTTGAATTTTTTTATGTTCACAAGGATAATAATCAAGCTCAATGGAACCTCTTCTAAAAACTAATATGGGTTTATAACCTTGCATTAAGTTTGCACAATGATGAAGACCTTTACATTGTTCACAATTTCTCTCTTGTGAAATATATTCGTAAAGCCTCATTAGATTCTTTTCTATAACCGTTCTAGTTATTTCCCCGGCATGATCCTTTATTAATTGCTGGACATGAGGATGAGCCAATATTTCCTCTCTCATCTTGTCATATTGCTCTTGCAAATTACGAGGTTTCGGCATTCGATTTAATGTGTCATTTAATTTTTTCAATTCGTCTCACCCCCTGGATTGGATCGTTTTCTTAATTGTTCTTGTAATTGTCTTTTTTCTTCTTCAAAGTTATGATCTACTTCTTTTTGTTGATTAACAGTTGTTTCTTGCTGGTCTTCATGGAACCAGTCAGGCAGTTTTTCCGTTCGAATGGCTTTCTTCCTAGATTTCTTATTATTTTCTTGCTTTTTATTAGCCCAATCTAAGTAATTTCGATGTTCTTTTTTTGCAAGATCCATCGCCCCTTTGACTGTTCGGATCTTTTTTCTTGACCAATGGGAAGCAATTTTTTCCATATAGGCCTTCGATAATTTCATATCTGTTTTTAGCATGACATATTGGATTAACACATTCACGACTCCAGGCGGTAAATTTTGTTGAAACATCACTTCTTCAACCGCCTGCATATCAGCATTTGAAGGCATCGCCTCTGAAATATCGGTTAATACTTGCCGAGGTGAAGTTTCCTCTAAATATTGAATAAGTTGCTCTTCCTTTGTCAGTGGTTCCTTTTTCTTTTCATCATGAGAGGTCGTTAAAGAAGAAAGGTGAACAAGTTTCGGAAGATCCTTTCCCGTTTCAAGTTGGAACCAATCCCGTGCAGATTTTCTTAACACCTCTATGTCTATCCGATCATGTTCATCTACTGATGTTAAGATAATATTTTTCATATTTAACTCATTGATTCCGTACAGATGGGAAAGCTTTACGATGGTTTCCTTTACAGCCGGTGTTAACACATTCTTGGGGATCATAGTGCTTGCAAGCCCTGACTGCAATAAGTCGAAATCAAATTGATCAGATAGTGGTAGACCAGCACTCTCTTTCCGGTCTATAAACTCTTTTCCATCCATTGTTTTGCTCCCGCTTAACGCTTCATAATCAATGGTTTGCTCAGAAGATGAGAACACTTCCTGAAATGATTTAGTAATATCCTGATATACTTCATGATCAATCCATTCATCTGAAAAGAAATGTTTTAATCTTGTGAAATGAGCATGTCCAATTTTTCTATATAAAAAAATATTAAGCATGCCATCATTAAAAAATTGCGCAGGTGACAAGGGAGGTTGTAATTCATATATAAATTGACGGAGATCTCCCTGTTTTCTCATATAGGTTTTGAGTAGACCAATTCCTTCTAAATTCAATCGTTCCTGGAAGATTTCCTGTAAGTTTCGATCGAGAAAGTTCATTAAATGATAATGAGTGGATGCCTGTGAATAGAGCCGATTTTCTTCCACTTCGGCCCAAAGAGTCATATAAAGACTGAAGCAAGTCGATCCAATCAGTGGCTGATACAAGAAAGTGATAATTTTTCGGTCTGATTCGTTCAATATCCCATTCGCTCTAACAACATATTGGTCTGCAGGTTGTATTTCATTCCAAAACATTTTCATCAAAATCTTTCCTTTCATCGAATACGTCCATATGCATATTAAGCAAACCGATTATGAAAAGAGTTAGAGTCAAAAATTTCGAGGAGAAAGCAAAATTCCATATATTCTTCGATTCCATTGTTAGCATCCATTTCATTCATTCCGTTCTAAAAAAGATGTTCCTCAAATGTTTGCCTAAAAGGTAAAAAGCTAGAGCAATCCTCCAGCTTGTTTATTTTTCCTTTTTGATTAAATCCTTCAATTCGTCTAAAAATACGTTAATATCTTTAAATTGCCGGTAAACGGAAGCAAAGCGCACATAAGCTACTTCATCAATAACGGAGAGCTTATCCATAACAAGTTCGCCAATTCTTTCGGAAGGGATTTCGGAAATTCCTTCATTTCGAATTTCTTTTTCGATTTCTGTAATTAAATTTTCAAGTTGTTGTAGAGGAACTGGACGTTTTTCACATGCTTTTACAAGTCCACGTAATATTTTTTCACGACTAAATTCTTCTCTCGTTCCTTCTTTCTTTACAACAATTAGAGGAGATTGTTCTACTTTTTCGAAAGTAGTAAACCGATAAAGGCATGCTTCACATTCCCTTCGTCTGCGGATTGAGCGACCTTCGTCAGCCGGTCTCGAATCCACAACACGTGTGCCATTATGTTGGCAAGAAGGGCATTTCATAGGTATCAGCTCCATTTCTTCAACATATTTTTTCTTAAATAATGAGGCTATAAGAGATGCAGCAAATCTTGATAGTGGTCGCCCCTAAAATTCTATTTTCAATCTAAAAGACGAATAACATGACGACTCGTTCAACGTCTAGATTCGTCTGCTAAATAATTGACTCGATTTTCTTTGAACGTTTTACCTTATCCTCATCATATAAAAAACTTGTCGATTACACAAGAAACTTATTTACCTTGAGGGAGGGGAATGGGCTGTAGTGGATCGGAACAATCCGTGACTTGTCGCTTGCGGTGGATTGAAAGATGGTCCATTCTTTCATACAAGCTTCTTATAGGCAGAATGTTATGTAAATACATGTTTGCAACAGTAAAGTGAAACCTCATTCAGTCAGTGAAATATAAAAGAGGTGTATAAGTTCATACACCTCTTTCCCATTTCATTATTATAATGCTTCTATTTTTTTCATTTGTACAGGGCCTTTCCCACGCGGTAATTCAATCGTTTCCCGTGTTTCAGCTCCTAAAGATTGTGCTATATAATCTGCAGCAATATTGGGATCTAAATTGCCACATGTATACACGTCAATACTTGCATAACCATGTTCAGGAAAGCTATGAATAGTTAAATGAGATTCTGAAATAATGACAACTCCACTAACACCTTGTGGAGCAAATTTATGAAATGCTACTTCACGTACCTCTGCACCAGATTTCAATGCAGCATCCACAAAGATTTTTTCAATTTTCTCCATATCATTTAATTTCTCATAATCACAGCCCCAAAGCTCTGAAATAACATGACGACCCATTGTTTCCATTGATCGTTTCCCCCTTTTACAAATTTTATTTTTCGATCAAGAGAATAGTTGTAATTGGATTTTTTTAAAACTACCACGGGGGAAAGTTAGTCCGAAGAGGTCCTAACCCTTTAAGTAGTTATGTGTATTCTTTGTATAAGAAGTTCACGAATCATAGTATACTTTGTTTATTCAGAATTTGCAATAATGGATTTTAAAAAAGAATTCTCGATAATCTCGGAATTTCCAATCCACATTCATCTTTAGTCTGCTCTTTAGATTGTACTTCAATCCCCCTATCCAGATAAATATGAAAAGGGAAATCTTCATGATACCTTAATCATGAAAATTTCCCTATATTCTATATGTTTGACCATAAATACGAACAATAGCCAAGTTAATAAGGTTTATCCAACTTGAACCTCAGCTTTTTTTTTCATTTCTTCCGCTACATAATTCACAAGATCAACTACTCGGCAAGAATATCCCCATTCATTGTCATACCAAGCAAGAACTTTTACCTTCTTGCCATCCATAACCATAGTAGAAAGTCCATCGATAATCGATGAATGTGAATTAGTGTTAAAGTCAATTGAAACTAACGGTTCTGTTGTAAATTCCAACACACCTTGTAATTTGTTTTGAGAAGCTGAAATAAATGCCTCATTTACTTCATCTACTGTCACTTCACGTTTTAGATCGACAACTAAATCAACTAATGAAACATTAGGTGTCGGAACGCGAAGAGCCATTCCATGAAGTTTTCCTTTTAATTCAGGTAAAACTAGTGCCAATGCTTTAGCTGCACCGGTTGTCGTTGGAATAATCGATTGTGCACATGCACGAGCACGACGTAAATCTTTATGTGGATTATCAATATTTTTTTGGTCGTTTGTATAGGCATGAACAGTTGTCATTAACCCATTTTCAATTCCAAAGTTTTCATTTAATACTTTGGCAACTGGTGCAAGACAGTTCGTTGTACATGATGCATTGGAAATCACGCTATGTTCTTCAACATTTAAATCGCTTTCATTTACCCCCATCACAATCGTCACATCTTCATTTTTACCAGGGGCAGTTAAAATGACCTTTCTCGCTCCAGCATCTAAATGATAGGCTGCTTTATCACGTGAATTAAATTTCCCTGTTGCTTCAATTACAATATCTATACCAAGTTCTCCCCAAGGTAGTTCACGAGGATCACGATTATTTAAAAGTTGAACACGATGTCCGTTCACAATGAGTGCATTTTCTTCCGTTTGCACATCACCATCAAATTTTCCATGGTTTGTATCGTATTTAATTAAATGTGCAAGTGTTTCTGCTGGATAACTCGCATTAATTGCGACGATATTCAATCCTTCTTCTAAAATTGCCTTACGAAAAACCATTCTACCGATACGGCCGAAACCGTTAATCGCAACTTTTGCCTTCATTATGCGGCTCCTCCTATATAAATGTTATACTTTATTTTCATTTAACTGTAATTAGTATAACATATTTAAAGATGATTGGAATGGTTAATTTCTGTTTTTTTATTATTTTATTTTTGCAAAGTTTTATACAATAAAACAAAAAGAAGCAAATAGGCTGCTTCTCTTTTAAGGTATTAAATTCAATTTTTTGATCATATTTTCAACCTGCCTTTGTGTTTCTTCCACCGTACCACTATTATCAATGACGATATGAGCTTCTTTTACTTTATCAGTTAAAGGCAGCTGGGATTGAATTCTAGCTAAAGCTTCTTCTTTTGAAAAAGAATTTCTCTCCTGTAGTCGTGTTATTTGCGTTTCTTCATCGACAAAAACGACGATTATTTTTTCTACCATCCATTGTAATTTACTTTCAAATAGGAGAGGAATATCCATAATAATCGTCTGTTTTCCCGTCGCTATTGCCCGATCTTTCTCCTCTAACATATAGGAACGGACAGCCGGATGAACAATTTGATTCAGTTTTAACCTTTCTTCTTCATGGTGAAAGACAATACTTCCTAGTTTTGCCCGATCAATCGTTCCATCTTCTTGCAAAATAACTTTTCCAAATGTTTGAACAATCTGTTCATATGCTAACTTCTTAGGTTCTACTACCACTCTTGCTGCAACATCGGCATCAATAATCGTAAATCCTTTTTCTTTTAACATCTTTGATACGGTGCTTTTTCCGCTAGCAATTCCACCTGTTAATCCAATTATCGCAACCATTTAGAGAACCCCTTTGCTGAATAAGTATTCGTTAAATTTTTAAAATTCCTAGAATAATTAATAATAATCCTGGTAAAAATGACATTCTTTGCACCCATTGAGTTTGCGAAAAGATATGACCAATTTTTAATCCTGCCGTTACAAATAGCATGCTCATAATGGCAACTGCTAATGATAATGCCCCTGGTGAATATCCAAGAAAAGCTGCACCAACCCCAGCCCCGAACGCATCTAGCGATAGGGCAATTCCGAGCATTACCGCCTCCACTCCTGTGATCGTCCCTGATCGGTCAAAGTCAGCGGCTGTTGGTTTCTTTAAAATATTAATGACAACCCCTAATGATTTAATCTCCAATTTTAAAATCATTTTCTCTTGTAAAATATCTTCATCATGTTTATCATCTCTAAAAAACTGGTACAAAACCCATGCACCTAATCCAATTAGAATTAGGCCACCTAATCGTTCTCCCATTTCCGTTGACATAATATTTCCAAACAGCTGGCCAATCCACATGGCAATTAA belongs to Oikeobacillus pervagus and includes:
- the coaE gene encoding dephospho-CoA kinase (Dephospho-CoA kinase (CoaE) performs the final step in coenzyme A biosynthesis.) translates to MVAIIGLTGGIASGKSTVSKMLKEKGFTIIDADVAARVVVEPKKLAYEQIVQTFGKVILQEDGTIDRAKLGSIVFHHEEERLKLNQIVHPAVRSYMLEEKDRAIATGKQTIIMDIPLLFESKLQWMVEKIIVVFVDEETQITRLQERNSFSKEEALARIQSQLPLTDKVKEAHIVIDNSGTVEETQRQVENMIKKLNLIP
- a CDS encoding replication initiation and membrane attachment family protein, yielding MKMFWNEIQPADQYVVRANGILNESDRKIITFLYQPLIGSTCFSLYMTLWAEVEENRLYSQASTHYHLMNFLDRNLQEIFQERLNLEGIGLLKTYMRKQGDLRQFIYELQPPLSPAQFFNDGMLNIFLYRKIGHAHFTRLKHFFSDEWIDHEVYQDITKSFQEVFSSSEQTIDYEALSGSKTMDGKEFIDRKESAGLPLSDQFDFDLLQSGLASTMIPKNVLTPAVKETIVKLSHLYGINELNMKNIILTSVDEHDRIDIEVLRKSARDWFQLETGKDLPKLVHLSSLTTSHDEKKKEPLTKEEQLIQYLEETSPRQVLTDISEAMPSNADMQAVEEVMFQQNLPPGVVNVLIQYVMLKTDMKLSKAYMEKIASHWSRKKIRTVKGAMDLAKKEHRNYLDWANKKQENNKKSRKKAIRTEKLPDWFHEDQQETTVNQQKEVDHNFEEEKRQLQEQLRKRSNPGGETN
- a CDS encoding glyceraldehyde-3-phosphate dehydrogenase; this encodes MKAKVAINGFGRIGRMVFRKAILEEGLNIVAINASYPAETLAHLIKYDTNHGKFDGDVQTEENALIVNGHRVQLLNNRDPRELPWGELGIDIVIEATGKFNSRDKAAYHLDAGARKVILTAPGKNEDVTIVMGVNESDLNVEEHSVISNASCTTNCLAPVAKVLNENFGIENGLMTTVHAYTNDQKNIDNPHKDLRRARACAQSIIPTTTGAAKALALVLPELKGKLHGMALRVPTPNVSLVDLVVDLKREVTVDEVNEAFISASQNKLQGVLEFTTEPLVSIDFNTNSHSSIIDGLSTMVMDGKKVKVLAWYDNEWGYSCRVVDLVNYVAEEMKKKAEVQVG
- the speD gene encoding adenosylmethionine decarboxylase, yielding METMGRHVISELWGCDYEKLNDMEKIEKIFVDAALKSGAEVREVAFHKFAPQGVSGVVIISESHLTIHSFPEHGYASIDVYTCGNLDPNIAADYIAQSLGAETRETIELPRGKGPVQMKKIEAL
- the nrdR gene encoding transcriptional regulator NrdR codes for the protein MKCPSCQHNGTRVVDSRPADEGRSIRRRRECEACLYRFTTFEKVEQSPLIVVKKEGTREEFSREKILRGLVKACEKRPVPLQQLENLITEIEKEIRNEGISEIPSERIGELVMDKLSVIDEVAYVRFASVYRQFKDINVFLDELKDLIKKEK
- the ytaF gene encoding sporulation membrane protein YtaF, whose translation is MNSIVSLLILAFAVSLDNFSTGLAYGMRKLKLPLKSTFILSCCSAGALLIAMWIGQLFGNIMSTEMGERLGGLILIGLGAWVLYQFFRDDKHDEDILQEKMILKLEIKSLGVVINILKKPTAADFDRSGTITGVEAVMLGIALSLDAFGAGVGAAFLGYSPGALSLAVAIMSMLFVTAGLKIGHIFSQTQWVQRMSFLPGLLLIILGILKI
- the dnaI gene encoding primosomal protein DnaI; the encoded protein is MKKLNDTLNRMPKPRNLQEQYDKMREEILAHPHVQQLIKDHAGEITRTVIEKNLMRLYEYISQERNCEQCKGLHHCANLMQGYKPILVFRRGSIELDYYPCEHKKIQDEKKKAETLIQSIYVPKDVLNATFQSIDLDHPSRLEAVRLATKFVDTFKKEPQKGLYIYGPFGVGKSYLLGAIANELAAINVSSFIVYFPEFIREMKQSLGDHSINEKLDTVKKAPVLMIDDIGAESMSSWMRDDILGTILQYRMLEGLSTFFTSNFDWSELEYHLTYSQRGEEEKMKSARVMERIKYLSTPVKLEGTNRRRK